In Terriglobus aquaticus, the genomic window CAGCAAGGTGGAGCTGAAGTCGAAGTGGGGCACGATTCGCGCGCACGTGCTGGTGACAGACCGCGTGGAAGGCAAGCAGTTGTACATGCCGATGAACTCCGTGGACCAGCCGGTGAACCGGCTGACCGGCGCCCATGTGGATCGGGCGACGCACACGCCGGCATACAAGGAGGTGAGCGTGAACATGCGTGTGCTTTCGCAGCGTGGGCGCTCACCGCTATCGCCGGAAAACTTCCGCAACGGCCAGCGCACTCCACAATATGGGGTCGCAGTTGAGAAGAAGTGGGAGCGCGCCGACTACTACCTGCCGGGGACACGCCAGGGAGACCGGCTGGTGCAGATCCGGATGGACACGGTGTGAGCTGCTCGTTGCTGACAGCAGCGACCGATGCGAACCTGACGCCCAGACCTGAAGCCCAGAAACAGAGAAAGAAACGAGCAGATATGGCCATTCCAGTTCCGTTCACGCCCAAGCCCCTGGACCCGCGCGAAGGTTTGCGCAAGCGGCTCGATGCCGCGCCAATGGAACACGCCGAGGCTCTGCTGGTCGGATATGACCTGATCCAGGCGGCGCACGACGAAGGCATTCTGGACCTGCTGCACGGCATGGTGAAGCACAAGGATGTGGTGTTCGAGCACCTGTCGGCCGGGGCAGCGAAGCAGGAGAGCATCGACGCGATGCGCAACCTGATCTCCATGGGCAAGATGCTCACGGCGATCGAACCGGAGACGATGAGCTGCATCGCGGCGGCGCTGTCCACCGCGTCGAAGCCGCGGCCGGAGGAGCCCGCC contains:
- a CDS encoding DUF1641 domain-containing protein — translated: MAIPVPFTPKPLDPREGLRKRLDAAPMEHAEALLVGYDLIQAAHDEGILDLLHGMVKHKDVVFEHLSAGAAKQESIDAMRNLISMGKMLTAIEPETMSCIAAALSTASKPRPEEPASLWQLFKRVGSREGRRGLTLMVELLVALGTRRFADSALLNPAKSLAKR